The Chryseobacterium suipulveris genome window below encodes:
- a CDS encoding putative LPS assembly protein LptD codes for MLILSPNTEITALVKTGFKNILLFLIFLIFNNILAHLSAQNLPENKGVNTTVQKKDTVVVKKESLEAVVETKADNIRNDIPKKMTFLKKKAQVKYQDMQIDADYISIDWDKSLIFARGELDSLGRIKTPAIATQAGKKYEYDEFTYNIKTKQAIALNARTEESEGVIVAEKTKKYNDSVFFMRRGMYTTDEYFIKKKDTTADYYLLAPNIKLIKGEKKSQVITGPIQMYIEQVPTPLIMPFAILPFSDKRSAGILIPSFGEREDVGFYLNGLGYYQPIGEHFDLKLLTDIYTKGSWNVRPEVNYRKSYRYSGNFSADVGTTVRGIKGLSDYQKSGTYRIAWRHQQDTKANPFLTFSASVDVVSQKFYNNTVNNNYAFNQHNLNAQQNSSVSMTKRFLTLPVTITGSMSYSQNFSTGLSDLKLPVMNVAINQFYLFKPKTGVRQGLLENITVNTGLNFNNYVQTDAGELFKQPMWDKLQTGLKNNISLGTNTTLAKYFTFSISANIDNALTTKTLTRFYNPLDNKVEDVLNKKIAGYSSFSTSASLQTVLYGMLNFKKGSTIQAIRHMVTPQIGFSYAPDFSAASFGYYKNYYNDRGEMTQYSIFDRGIVGSPSSHLVQAMTISIGNNLEMKVNSKKDSTGVKKLKIFETLNFNTSYNFAAPSHKWSMFQFSGQTTLFEKLNINSSLTLEPYQILFAPGENTGIRTENFGHFSVQGFNAQLSYPLSSELFKGKEKTDLAKKYPTKGEIRNENYYFDDDHYSRFEQPWTLNVNAQYSYTKSLTRFGNKMASVGLDGNIKLTPYWNLNGNLYYDVVTKEIANTRIGISRDQRSFTINFNWIPFGQYKVYDFFIGIKANILRDALKYKDNSITQPNAPF; via the coding sequence ATGTTAATTTTGAGCCCGAATACAGAAATTACAGCATTGGTCAAAACCGGCTTCAAAAATATATTACTATTTTTAATTTTCCTAATTTTTAACAATATTTTAGCACATTTGTCTGCTCAAAATTTGCCTGAAAATAAGGGAGTTAACACTACTGTTCAAAAAAAGGATACCGTCGTCGTAAAGAAGGAATCCCTTGAAGCCGTGGTAGAAACAAAGGCCGACAACATCCGAAACGACATCCCGAAGAAGATGACCTTCCTCAAAAAAAAGGCGCAGGTAAAATACCAGGATATGCAGATCGACGCCGACTATATCTCTATCGACTGGGACAAATCCCTGATCTTCGCACGCGGCGAACTGGATTCTTTAGGAAGGATAAAAACTCCCGCCATCGCGACACAGGCAGGAAAAAAATACGAATACGACGAGTTTACCTACAATATCAAAACGAAACAGGCAATCGCGCTGAACGCCAGAACCGAAGAAAGCGAGGGCGTAATCGTGGCCGAAAAAACCAAGAAATACAACGATTCCGTATTCTTTATGCGTCGCGGAATGTACACCACGGACGAATATTTCATCAAGAAAAAAGACACCACCGCTGATTACTACCTACTCGCACCGAACATCAAACTGATCAAAGGCGAAAAAAAATCGCAAGTGATAACGGGACCGATCCAAATGTATATCGAGCAAGTTCCGACTCCATTAATAATGCCTTTCGCAATCCTTCCGTTTTCCGACAAAAGAAGCGCGGGAATCCTGATCCCAAGTTTTGGTGAAAGAGAGGATGTAGGGTTTTACCTCAACGGACTTGGTTATTACCAACCAATCGGCGAACATTTTGACCTGAAATTACTGACCGACATTTATACCAAAGGAAGCTGGAATGTGCGACCTGAAGTGAACTACAGAAAGAGTTACCGTTACTCGGGGAATTTTTCTGCCGATGTGGGAACTACAGTTCGGGGAATCAAGGGACTGTCGGATTACCAAAAAAGCGGCACCTACAGAATCGCGTGGCGACATCAGCAGGATACCAAAGCCAATCCGTTTCTCACTTTCTCGGCATCCGTCGATGTGGTGAGTCAGAAATTCTACAACAATACCGTCAACAATAATTACGCATTTAACCAGCACAACCTGAACGCGCAGCAGAACTCATCGGTGAGTATGACCAAGCGGTTTCTCACACTTCCGGTTACGATTACGGGTTCCATGTCTTATTCACAAAACTTTTCGACAGGACTTTCGGATCTTAAATTACCGGTGATGAACGTAGCGATCAACCAGTTCTATTTGTTTAAACCCAAAACGGGAGTAAGACAGGGACTGCTTGAAAACATCACCGTAAACACCGGACTGAATTTTAATAATTATGTGCAGACCGACGCAGGGGAACTTTTCAAACAACCGATGTGGGATAAGCTGCAGACAGGTTTGAAAAATAACATTTCTTTGGGAACCAATACGACCTTGGCAAAATATTTCACCTTCTCGATTTCAGCCAATATCGACAATGCTTTGACAACGAAAACTCTAACGAGATTCTATAATCCTTTAGACAATAAAGTAGAAGATGTTCTGAACAAAAAAATTGCTGGATACTCTTCTTTTTCTACCAGTGCGAGTTTGCAGACGGTTCTTTACGGAATGTTGAACTTCAAGAAAGGTTCTACGATTCAGGCGATTCGACATATGGTGACACCGCAAATTGGTTTCAGTTATGCACCAGATTTTTCGGCAGCATCATTCGGTTACTACAAAAACTACTACAACGACCGCGGAGAGATGACTCAATATTCCATCTTTGACCGTGGAATTGTCGGTTCGCCAAGTTCGCATTTGGTACAGGCAATGACGATTTCGATCGGGAACAATTTAGAGATGAAAGTCAATTCCAAGAAAGATTCCACAGGAGTAAAAAAACTGAAAATCTTTGAAACACTGAATTTCAACACGAGTTACAATTTCGCGGCACCTTCCCACAAATGGTCGATGTTCCAATTCAGCGGACAGACGACGCTCTTCGAGAAGCTCAACATTAACTCAAGTCTTACACTCGAACCCTATCAAATTTTGTTTGCTCCGGGTGAAAACACAGGAATCAGAACGGAAAATTTCGGGCATTTCAGCGTGCAGGGTTTCAACGCACAACTTTCTTATCCTTTGAGCAGCGAACTTTTCAAGGGCAAAGAAAAAACCGACCTGGCTAAAAAATATCCGACCAAGGGCGAAATCCGAAACGAAAACTATTATTTCGACGATGACCATTATTCCCGATTCGAGCAACCGTGGACTTTGAACGTCAATGCTCAATATTCCTACACCAAAAGTTTGACCCGCTTCGGAAACAAAATGGCTTCAGTCGGTTTGGACGGGAACATCAAACTTACGCCGTACTGGAATCTGAACGGAAACCTTTATTACGACGTGGTGACCAAAGAAATTGCCAACACCCGAATCGGAATCTCGAGAGACCAGCGAAGTTTTACCATCAATTTCAACTGGATTCCTTTCGGTCAGTATAAGGTGTACGATTTCTTCATCGGAATCAAAGCCAATATTCTGCGAGATGCGCTGAAGTACAAAGACAACAGCATCACACAGCCGAACGCACCTTTTTAG
- the aroQ gene encoding type II 3-dehydroquinate dehydratase, which yields MKILILNGPNLNLLGTREPEIYGKTSMEDYLEKLQEEFSEHTLLYFQSNVEGEIINRIQQDDFDALVINPGAFTHYSYAIADCLKNISKPKVEVHISNIYKREEFRQKSVTASNTEGVLSGFGMNGYRLAILSIIP from the coding sequence ATGAAAATCCTCATCCTCAACGGGCCAAACCTCAATCTGCTCGGAACTCGCGAACCAGAAATTTATGGGAAAACCTCAATGGAAGATTACCTGGAAAAACTTCAGGAAGAGTTTTCTGAGCACACACTACTTTATTTTCAATCTAATGTGGAAGGCGAAATCATCAACAGAATTCAGCAGGACGATTTCGATGCGCTTGTCATTAATCCCGGAGCTTTTACGCACTATTCCTACGCGATTGCCGATTGTTTGAAGAATATTTCAAAACCGAAAGTCGAAGTCCACATCTCCAATATTTATAAACGGGAGGAATTCCGGCAGAAATCTGTCACTGCATCCAATACCGAAGGTGTTCTCAGCGGATTCGGAATGAATGGTTACCGACTAGCTATACTGAGCATCATCCCTTAA
- a CDS encoding N-acetylmuramoyl-L-alanine amidase family protein: MIINRFSLKKYFFLLLLLSFTFAGAQKKFTVVLDAGHGGSDFGANRVYPETGRLNEKDVTLAIVLKVGRMLEKNKDYKIIYTRKIDEYPSLLDRTNLANRSKADLFISVHCNASPRTAPYGTETFVQGPDQNKTNLEVAKAENDVIFLDEKDREMFASYDPKSPESLIALKIQQSKYLESSLLFGSFVEENFEKKDKRFSRGVKQQNLHVLRLNAMPSVLIETGFISNYDDAMYLASEKGQNEIAESIYNAILSYKKAIDRNKSVAQEPAKPEEKPLKNDFRILLMSSPMKYNSTDPALKGLSDIVTIKEGTLYKYYYSVTNFASVRDNNLRSAKDAGFQNSTSISFVPDQKLGVGYYTLELAVTEQKLSSNSPMLGTLKDVNRDKVAGKFYYTYGKFSTLEEALKTQKEIEGKGVKNTVIQKVTK, encoded by the coding sequence ATGATTATCAACAGATTTTCCCTTAAAAAATATTTCTTTCTCCTTTTATTATTAAGCTTCACATTCGCAGGTGCGCAGAAAAAATTCACGGTGGTATTAGATGCAGGACATGGTGGAAGCGATTTTGGCGCCAACAGAGTTTATCCCGAAACAGGGCGTCTCAACGAGAAAGACGTTACGCTTGCAATTGTTTTGAAGGTAGGAAGGATGCTTGAAAAAAACAAGGACTACAAAATTATCTATACCCGAAAAATCGATGAGTATCCGTCGTTATTAGACCGCACGAATCTTGCCAATAGAAGCAAGGCCGACTTGTTTATTTCGGTTCACTGTAACGCAAGTCCGCGGACCGCACCTTACGGAACTGAAACTTTTGTGCAGGGACCCGACCAGAATAAAACCAATCTGGAAGTAGCTAAAGCCGAAAACGACGTGATCTTCCTCGACGAGAAGGACCGGGAAATGTTCGCTTCCTACGATCCGAAATCTCCCGAATCACTAATCGCACTCAAAATCCAGCAAAGCAAATATTTGGAAAGCAGTCTCCTGTTCGGCAGTTTTGTGGAAGAAAATTTTGAAAAGAAGGATAAAAGATTTTCTCGTGGCGTAAAACAGCAGAACTTGCACGTATTAAGGTTGAACGCGATGCCATCCGTTTTGATCGAGACCGGTTTTATCAGCAATTATGACGACGCGATGTATCTCGCTTCCGAAAAGGGACAGAATGAAATCGCGGAAAGTATTTACAATGCAATTTTAAGCTATAAGAAAGCGATTGACCGAAACAAATCCGTCGCACAGGAGCCAGCGAAACCGGAAGAGAAGCCACTGAAAAATGATTTCAGAATTCTACTGATGTCTTCTCCGATGAAGTACAACAGCACCGATCCTGCTTTGAAGGGATTAAGCGATATTGTTACTATTAAAGAAGGCACACTATATAAGTACTATTATAGTGTAACCAATTTCGCTTCTGTGCGCGACAATAATCTGAGGTCAGCAAAAGACGCCGGTTTCCAGAATTCAACTTCCATATCGTTTGTTCCTGACCAAAAACTTGGCGTGGGATATTATACACTTGAATTGGCGGTAACCGAACAGAAACTTAGCTCCAACTCACCAATGCTTGGAACTCTGAAAGATGTTAACCGCGACAAGGTTGCAGGCAAATTCTACTATACTTACGGCAAGTTCAGCACTTTGGAGGAAGCGCTAAAAACCCAGAAAGAAATCGAAGGAAAAGGAGTGAAGAACACGGTAATCCAGAAAGTTACCAAGTAA
- a CDS encoding alpha-amylase family glycosyl hydrolase has product MKNSAFCLIFFVFGFAFLQSQTKDPRYQPKEYVEITHPEWSKNATIYEVNIRQYTPEGTFKAFEKHLPRLKKMGVDILWLMPIHPIGEKNRKGTLGSYYSVKNFRAINPEFGTMQDFKNLVNKIHSMGMYVIIDWVGNHSAWDNPLAKEHPDWYTKTREGNFQPTPWYDWDDVIDFDYDHPDLRKYMTESLKFWVKETNIDGYRADVAGFIPVDFWENARKELDEIKPVFMLAEWESRDLYKKSFDMTYSWTLWDKLREATNHQKLPGLVEYLSHDVNSVPRNAYRMTFTDNHDKNSWEGNPYLNFGDGLKTAIVMTGVVNGMMLCYSGQEAGLNRSLKFFEKDPIVWKHDENEILFEKLFHLKHKNQALWNGKYGGEMIRVKNNHEDKVISFYREKNDDAVLPILNFSDKPVDLQLETKYFQGKYRELFTEKVFIIKENSTFQLPAWSYLVLVKE; this is encoded by the coding sequence ATGAAAAATTCAGCTTTCTGTCTCATTTTTTTCGTTTTCGGGTTCGCTTTCCTCCAATCGCAAACAAAAGATCCCCGTTATCAACCAAAGGAATACGTTGAGATCACACATCCCGAATGGAGCAAAAACGCCACGATTTACGAAGTAAATATTCGTCAATACACTCCTGAAGGCACCTTCAAGGCATTTGAAAAACACTTGCCGCGTCTCAAAAAGATGGGAGTCGATATTCTTTGGCTCATGCCAATTCATCCGATCGGTGAAAAAAATCGGAAGGGAACTTTGGGAAGCTATTATTCCGTCAAAAATTTCAGAGCGATTAATCCAGAATTTGGAACCATGCAGGATTTCAAAAACTTAGTCAATAAAATTCATTCCATGGGAATGTATGTCATTATCGACTGGGTAGGAAATCATTCAGCTTGGGACAATCCACTTGCAAAAGAGCACCCCGATTGGTATACCAAAACCCGTGAAGGAAATTTTCAGCCAACTCCGTGGTACGATTGGGATGATGTGATTGATTTTGATTACGACCATCCCGATTTGAGAAAATATATGACCGAATCACTGAAATTTTGGGTAAAGGAAACTAATATCGACGGTTACCGTGCGGATGTTGCCGGATTTATTCCCGTAGATTTCTGGGAAAACGCGAGAAAGGAACTCGATGAAATAAAACCTGTTTTCATGCTTGCTGAATGGGAAAGTCGCGACCTTTACAAGAAATCTTTCGATATGACGTATTCGTGGACTTTGTGGGATAAACTTCGCGAAGCAACCAATCACCAGAAGCTCCCCGGATTGGTAGAATATTTGTCGCACGACGTGAATTCCGTACCGAGAAATGCTTACAGAATGACCTTTACCGACAATCACGACAAGAATTCCTGGGAAGGAAATCCCTATCTGAATTTTGGAGACGGGCTGAAAACCGCTATTGTAATGACCGGCGTTGTGAACGGGATGATGCTTTGCTACAGCGGCCAAGAAGCTGGACTGAACAGAAGTTTAAAGTTTTTTGAAAAAGATCCTATTGTATGGAAACACGACGAAAACGAAATCCTCTTCGAAAAGCTATTTCATCTTAAGCATAAAAACCAGGCACTCTGGAACGGAAAATACGGTGGCGAAATGATTCGTGTCAAAAATAATCACGAAGACAAAGTAATTTCATTCTACCGCGAAAAAAACGACGACGCCGTCCTTCCGATTCTCAATTTCTCAGACAAACCTGTTGATTTACAGCTCGAAACAAAATACTTCCAAGGGAAATACCGCGAACTTTTTACAGAAAAGGTTTTTATTATTAAGGAAAATTCCACATTCCAACTTCCTGCGTGGTCTTACCTTGTCTTGGTTAAGGAATAA
- a CDS encoding trypsin-like peptidase domain-containing protein, with protein MKNNLKKLIPYAFVGVISGATTFGAINYFGVKNSDSEFSYFAPKNNSDAKFASFNMTGVGDDFVKASKMTVPAVVSIKNFSDRNTQRSDQDLFDLFFGNPFGNNQRQQQQQPKVEMPRGMGSGVIISPDGYIISNNHVVAGATKLEVQLSNKKTYIANLVGTDPTTDIALLKIEEKGLPYLNFANSDNVEVGQWVLAVGNPMGLNSTVTAGIVSAKGRSIDLLSQQSKTPIENFIQTDAAINPGNSGGALVNPNGELIGINSAISSKTGYYEGYGFAVPSNLARKVVEDIKKFGLVQRGFLGVRSFDLSDQRAVAQYNQQNKTNIKSRDGVYITDVTAKGGAEDAGLRTGDIITKVDNTVVSSYYDLSFAVGSKRPGDQVAITYLRNGKENIANVTLKDEKGGTSFRSKADMTVTEKIGSEFEPLSEKFKTDYGLNSGVIAKNVQDGSEMAKIGVVDNYIVIEVNGKPVNSQKDIEKILDKYQGNVQVKYVDEYGRITTRGFKMP; from the coding sequence ATGAAGAATAACCTAAAAAAACTGATTCCTTATGCTTTCGTGGGTGTGATCTCAGGAGCGACTACTTTTGGTGCGATTAATTATTTCGGGGTGAAGAATAGTGATTCCGAGTTTTCTTATTTTGCGCCGAAAAACAATAGCGATGCAAAGTTTGCATCATTCAATATGACGGGAGTTGGAGACGACTTTGTGAAAGCTTCCAAGATGACGGTTCCTGCGGTCGTAAGTATCAAAAATTTTTCCGACAGAAACACGCAGAGAAGCGACCAGGATTTGTTTGACCTGTTTTTCGGAAACCCGTTCGGAAACAATCAGAGACAACAGCAGCAACAACCGAAGGTTGAAATGCCACGAGGAATGGGATCTGGTGTGATCATTTCGCCGGACGGCTATATTATTTCCAACAACCACGTGGTTGCAGGAGCTACGAAACTTGAAGTTCAGCTTTCAAATAAGAAAACATACATCGCGAATTTGGTGGGAACCGATCCTACAACCGATATCGCACTTTTGAAAATTGAAGAAAAAGGATTGCCTTACCTGAACTTTGCCAATTCCGACAATGTGGAAGTTGGTCAATGGGTTTTGGCGGTAGGAAATCCGATGGGGCTGAATTCCACCGTTACTGCAGGAATTGTTTCCGCAAAAGGAAGAAGCATTGATTTACTCAGCCAACAGTCGAAAACGCCGATTGAGAACTTTATCCAGACCGATGCTGCGATTAATCCAGGAAATTCAGGTGGAGCTTTGGTTAATCCAAACGGCGAACTGATTGGGATCAACTCCGCAATTTCTTCAAAAACAGGATATTACGAAGGGTATGGTTTTGCTGTGCCTTCGAATCTTGCAAGAAAAGTTGTAGAAGACATCAAGAAGTTTGGTTTGGTTCAGCGGGGCTTTTTAGGGGTCCGTTCTTTTGACCTTTCTGACCAAAGAGCAGTTGCGCAGTATAACCAGCAGAATAAAACGAATATCAAATCCAGAGACGGAGTTTATATTACCGACGTTACTGCAAAAGGCGGTGCAGAAGATGCGGGATTGAGAACTGGGGACATCATTACAAAAGTTGACAACACGGTGGTTTCAAGCTATTACGATCTTTCTTTCGCTGTCGGAAGTAAAAGACCGGGTGACCAAGTTGCAATTACCTACCTAAGAAACGGGAAAGAAAATATTGCAAACGTTACCTTGAAAGATGAAAAAGGCGGAACTTCTTTCCGAAGCAAAGCTGATATGACCGTTACCGAAAAAATCGGATCGGAGTTTGAACCATTAAGTGAAAAATTCAAAACCGATTATGGACTGAACAGCGGTGTGATTGCAAAAAATGTTCAGGACGGAAGCGAAATGGCCAAAATCGGAGTTGTGGATAATTACATCGTGATCGAAGTCAACGGAAAACCTGTAAACTCGCAGAAAGATATAGAGAAAATCCTCGACAAGTACCAAGGAAACGTTCAGGTGAAATATGTCGATGAGTACGGAAGGATTACGACGAGAGGTTTTAAGATGCCGTAG
- the rpsT gene encoding 30S ribosomal protein S20, whose translation MANHKSALKRIRQNAVKRLRNRYYHKTARTAVKVLRNEEDKKVATEQLPKVISLLDKLVKKNIIHKNKAANLKSKLAKHVNKLA comes from the coding sequence ATGGCAAATCATAAATCAGCACTCAAAAGAATCAGACAAAACGCAGTGAAAAGATTGCGTAACAGATACTATCACAAAACTGCAAGAACAGCTGTGAAAGTATTGAGAAATGAAGAAGACAAAAAAGTTGCTACCGAGCAGTTGCCAAAGGTAATTTCTTTGTTGGACAAATTGGTGAAGAAAAACATCATCCACAAAAACAAAGCAGCTAACCTAAAAAGCAAATTAGCTAAGCACGTTAACAAACTTGCTTAA
- a CDS encoding dimethylarginine dimethylaminohydrolase family protein, which translates to MKLNIKNETARLKSVVLGQPGSMGKIPTLEESYDAKSYDTIQKGIYPKEEDIIHEMTEFEKVLRKYDVQVFRPEIIENYNQVFARDVAFVIDDKMIISNVISDRADEQDAYKKIFEEVKWRDIINLPETAHIEGGDVIVWNDYLFIGTCYSEDYRSFKTARTNEYAIEILKEYFPKKRILDFELKKNDKEPFKGILHLDCTFNPVGKDKCIIYKNGFVDESDYTLILDIFGEENCFHVTDEEMFEMYPNIFSISPEIVVSDKAFTRMNDHLRNEWGMTVEEIPYREISKMGGLLRCSTLPLVRE; encoded by the coding sequence ATGAAACTGAACATCAAGAACGAGACTGCACGCTTAAAATCCGTCGTATTGGGTCAACCTGGTTCCATGGGAAAAATTCCGACGCTTGAGGAAAGCTACGACGCAAAATCTTATGACACGATCCAAAAGGGAATCTACCCAAAAGAAGAGGACATCATCCACGAAATGACAGAATTTGAAAAGGTTTTGAGAAAGTATGATGTGCAAGTTTTCCGTCCGGAAATTATCGAAAACTACAACCAGGTTTTTGCAAGAGACGTAGCTTTTGTAATTGATGACAAGATGATTATTTCTAATGTAATCTCCGACAGAGCCGATGAACAGGACGCCTATAAGAAAATCTTCGAGGAGGTGAAATGGCGCGACATCATCAATCTTCCTGAAACTGCACACATTGAAGGTGGCGACGTGATCGTCTGGAACGACTATCTCTTCATCGGAACGTGCTACAGCGAGGATTACCGAAGTTTCAAAACCGCACGTACCAACGAATACGCCATCGAAATCCTGAAAGAATATTTCCCAAAGAAAAGGATTCTCGATTTTGAACTGAAGAAAAACGACAAGGAACCTTTTAAGGGAATCCTGCATTTAGACTGTACTTTCAACCCAGTTGGCAAAGACAAATGCATTATCTATAAAAACGGTTTTGTGGACGAGAGCGACTATACTTTAATCCTCGACATTTTCGGTGAGGAAAACTGCTTCCACGTCACTGATGAGGAAATGTTTGAAATGTACCCGAATATTTTTTCGATCTCGCCCGAAATTGTGGTGTCCGACAAAGCTTTCACCCGAATGAACGACCACCTGCGAAACGAATGGGGAATGACCGTGGAAGAAATTCCGTACCGCGAGATTTCTAAAATGGGAGGATTGTTGAGGTGTTCGACGTTGCCGCTTGTTCGCGAATAA
- a CDS encoding RidA family protein — translation MKKLISTPHAPAAIGPYSQANLANGILYISGQIPMNSETGKLEEGIEKATHQVMKNLEAILTEAGMTFKNVVKATIFLKNMDDFAAMNEIYASYLDAESFPARETVQVSCLPKNVDIEISMIAHQF, via the coding sequence ATGAAAAAATTGATTTCTACTCCACATGCTCCTGCCGCGATCGGGCCTTATTCACAGGCGAATCTCGCCAATGGAATCCTCTACATTTCCGGACAGATACCGATGAATTCTGAAACTGGAAAACTGGAAGAAGGCATTGAAAAAGCGACGCACCAGGTGATGAAAAATCTCGAAGCGATTCTCACTGAAGCGGGAATGACCTTCAAAAACGTGGTGAAGGCAACCATCTTTTTGAAGAATATGGACGATTTTGCAGCGATGAACGAAATCTACGCTTCCTACCTCGATGCGGAATCTTTCCCGGCACGCGAAACGGTTCAGGTTTCCTGCCTTCCGAAAAATGTGGATATTGAAATCTCGATGATTGCGCACCAATTCTAA